tttctttcatctcagaaatattgataaaataagaaatatattgtcactacacaatgcagaaaaattagttcatgcttttgttacctctaggttggattattgtaatgccttactgtctggatgttccagtagatgcataaacaagctccagttagtccagaatgcagcagcgagagtccttactagaatcagaagatatgaccacataacccctatcttatccacactgcattggctcccaatcacatttcacattgattataaaatactactattgacctatcaAGCACTAAaaggtctcgcgccacagtacctgagtgaacttttggtcttttatgatccgccactcctactcagatcaaaaggtgcaggctatttgttggtacctcgattAGTGAGGGCtgcagctgggggtagagctttctcttacaaagccccacagttatggaacagccttccacttagtgttcggggctcagacacagtctcagtgtttaagtctcggctctaacatatttgtttagtcaagcctttagtgaatagttttcttaggtaaaggagcaggtctggagggtttcacaggcatagagtgttgtggtgaactgggatgtttggatgctgtcgcccccccactctcacacgttcactcaggtgtgtcgatggtggagtggctggctgccttatgtcccagggtgccctcatgtctgtgttagcttctggctctccctttcagttatgctgtcatagctagtcttgccggagtccctgcttgcactctgcatgcaaagtacattgtccttaaccattagaggacaaaagctcacctaacaatctctccctctctctccatctctctctctccctctctctccatctctctctctccctcactctcagtcgagctacacatgctacttctgagatgccagtgatcctgaccccttctgctcctcctcgctgcctgacccatcctgatgccctacttccgCTTGGatttctcatcggttgagttcgctcgctgctgctggggccccatatggatggtctgaagaaccatttggttttctggggatggcgccacctggaggctgtggagatggcttggggatcacatatggggagctgtactgtaatggcttgggactgggattgctgtagtggctttggggctgcagttgccacgagcagcttcgtactcaggactccatcagtggacagtggatagattttaaccaaccggacttcttacaaaaactgtgatgaatttattggttgcacaattgcactatttgtccatatagtacacaataatagaagggatttatttataatcgcactatccgttgcacccagatgaggatggggtcccttttgagcctggttcctctcaaggtttcttcctcatatcatctcagggagtttttccttgccaccgtcacctctggcttgctcattagggataaattcacatatttacaatatattttttgtgaatccatttatatctgtaaagctgctttggacaatgtccattgttaaaagcgctatacaaactAGGATTAGTAGTACATTTGGAGATTAAATTAGTAAGACAATGATGCAAAGTAACAACCTTaactataaaaatgaaatttgtatGATCAGGACTTTTCTGCcccattattaatttttaatatataattgaCATATTACATGTTACCACCCCTGCATGGACACCAGATGTTTTTGTTATACTTAGGTAAGTATCCTTTAAAAAATCATTGTCAGAATTTGCCTCCCAAGACGGTGCTGAAAAGTTGTCTGGCTTATGGACTATTAGCTTGTTTGTCTGTAGTGATCCGTCAGCTGTAAATACAAAAATTTTTACATCAAAATGTGACATGAGACAGTAGAACAGTGAATAACTggtgtatatttgtgtttattttgtttcctcATGTTAGTGTAAATGGGTATCCTAGCATGCAAACACATACAATCATGACATCTTTGTGGattctgattttaaataaagtgcacagtgtatagaaAGTGTGGTTTTGTGATTTACTTTACTTTGCTATTAATCAGGGATgtcacagaacattttatttagctcatttatttaatgttagtgagttgattttaaattaagtgCAGTATCGCCTGGTATTGGATGTTGGCATCGGCGCATCCTTTATCAATACAAGTACGAGTAAATGGCTCAGTATCAGGCAGATATGCAATACCAGTACTGGTATCAATGAATtccaataatatattttttaaaaatattccataccatttaatataaatacttATTATTGTTTCACTATGGGATTTGTGTATAgaggtaaataaataagaaaaggcattactttacattttagatgtattttaactttataataacagcaataattaggcaataatttatttaaagataaaCTTCCTGAGATACTGTGAACTTAAGCTGCAAATGacagaaaacaattaaaatagtcattttaattaattcagatGCCTGtagttgatttaatttttattattttatcagttAATGAATTTAGGACaataaataagaaacaaaacaaaataacactGTTATATATGAACTACTGCATAtttccttttatatatatatatatatatatatatatatatatatatatatatatatatatatataataagctcagttgtgttttatttctgattatatCATtgcaattaaacaaaaaacaaagttaCTCTAAAATTTGACAGAAAGATGATTTACTGCAAACAAAGCAAGAAAATAAACCTGACTACTactgaaaaatgaatattttcatgTTCGGTAGTGTTTAGCCGTCATGCTCATCAGTGTTGAGTGTTTATGTTCAGCAGTGTTGAGTATTTATGTTCAGCAGTATTGAACCAGCTCAGTCTTGGTGCATCCAGATCTGCAGCACACTCCTGCAGGACCGATGTCACGCTGCAGCCTAGAGCTCGAATGTTCCAGAGACTCCATGATTTTGAGAAACGATGATAATGAAGAGTTCTCTGGAGAGTTGTTGATTGTCTGATCTTCACTGCTGCTCTTTATTTCTGTCAGATTGGAAAACAGATCACTGTTGTACTGAATTGctggaataaaagaaaatatcaaTTTAAATTGAAGACTCTGGAGTCTTCATATCTTAAACCCTCTATATTCAACTGTGAAAATTCTGTTTACAAAATTTGCCATGAAAGATTAAAGACCCACCGTGAGGACTGATGGACATAGGGTTAATCTCAGGTGCATAGCGTCTCAGTCGTGAACTTCCACACAATGTCACAACCATCCTGATAAACTCACGGCCACAAAGTTTCACTCGCACGTCTTTTCCTGAAATCCCATCATTCTCAGCAATTAACAGAACCGTTAGAGTGATGATCCATTTAATATTCATGTTGTGTTTCTGCTAAAGAGAACTGATAACCGTTTCAGTGCGGTGCTGGAGTTTCTGTGATAATTTCAGCATCTGATGGGTTTTATATCACCATCATGCCTGATGCTTTTACACTTGGCCTTCAAATTAGAAAATCATGTTCTGATCTGCGAAGTTCGTCAAGGCTGTAGATAAAGATGAGGTGATTTATTATACAGCCTAAGGTCAAGGGACACtaacactgagattttaatggCTGACTAACGTTATAGAGAACTCAGAGGAGAAAATGTCAGACATTATGGTGAGCCTTTGTCTGCGTCATGTATTTCAGCTGgaacataatgttttattttcttggcATTTTTAGTGAGCATATAATAAGAGTACAAATGTGGAGATCCCCTTAAATTCATTCAATAATTTGCACCGGCACATAAACTCATGACTCTA
The genomic region above belongs to Pangasianodon hypophthalmus isolate fPanHyp1 chromosome 21, fPanHyp1.pri, whole genome shotgun sequence and contains:
- the insl3 gene encoding insulin-like 3 (Leydig cell) gives rise to the protein MNIKWIITLTVLLIAENDGISGKDVRVKLCGREFIRMVVTLCGSSRLRRYAPEINPMSISPHEIKSSSEDQTINNSPENSSLSSFLKIMESLEHSSSRLQRDIGPAGVCCRSGCTKTELVQYC